Within Flavobacterium pisciphilum, the genomic segment CGTTAACTTGGGTATTCGAATTTCCGTTGCATATGATGAAATAATCGCAAACTGCTGCGTCTATTTCCCTTAAGTCCAAGATACTAATATCATTTCCTTTTACTTCTTCGATTCCTTTGATTATGTTCGCTAACAGAACATCATTATTAACAGTCTTTTTCGCCATGAATTATTTTATATGAGTTTGTAAAGTTACCAATTTTTGTGATTATTTTTGAACCTTAACAAAATATTAAATTAAGTTATATAAATTATTTAGATGAAACTAATCAAACTCGATGCCATAGATTCAACGAATGAGTTCTTAAAATCATTAAGTAGCCAACAAGAACCTGAGAACTTTACTGTTGTTACTGCCGAAAATCAAACAAAAGGGAAAGGACAAATGGGTGCTATTTGGAGCTCTGAAGTGGGTAAGAATTTAATAATGAGTGTGTTGGTTAAGGATTTCTTGCTTAATAATGAAGAGTTTTTTAATCTAAATATTATTATTTCGCTATCTGTAATAAAGGCTTTAGAAGAATTAAATATTCCTGATTTAAGTATTAAGTGGCCTAACGACATTATGTCATACAATAAGAAATTAGGCGGTATTTTGATTGAAAATACGCTCAAAAGTGACGGTACTATCGTGTCAGTTGTTGGTTTAGGATTAAATGTTAACCAAACTAACTTCCAAAACCTGCCAAACGCTTCTTCACTTGCAGTTATTTGTAACACCGAATTTAACAAAGAAGAACTTGTTGTTTTGATTGTTGAGAAAATGAAAGAAAAAATTCTTTTGTGGAATGAACAGTCTGCTGTATTTTGGGATGAATATTTCAACAAATTGTTTAGAAAAGGTGTTCCAATGCCTTTTAAAAGCCTAGATAATCAAAATTTTATGGGAATTATTCAAGGGGTTTCTCCAATAGGGAAATTACAAGTCTTGTTGGAAGATGATTCTGTTTCTGAATTTGAAATTAAAGAAATACAGATGCTTTATTGAGTTTTTAGGGGTACTAAGGTCCTGAGTTTCTGAGGTGCTAAGGGATATAGGGGCAAAGTTGCAAAGAGACAAAGGTTTTCTTTGTAAGGTTCTGAGTTTCTTAGTTGCTAAGGCTCTAAGTTGTCTAGACGCTTAGGTTTCTGTTTATACGTAAAGCATCGCAATATTGTCACACTGACGAAGGAAGGGTCTCATAAAGTAACTCGTCAAAGGACTCAGAGGTTTTTTTGTAAGTTGCTAAGGTTCTGATTTTCTGAGGGGTATAGGGACAAAGTTGCAAAGGGACAAAGGTTCAGAGGTTTTGTTTTTAAGTTGCTAAGGTTCTTAGTTGCTAAGGCTCTAAGTTGTCTAGACGCTTAGGTTTCAGTTTATACGTAAAGCATCACAATATTGTCACACTGACGAAGGAAGGGTCTCATAAAGTAACTCGTCAAAGGATTTAGAAGTTTTCTTTGTAAGGTTCTAAGCTTTTGAGGTACTGAGGTGCTAAGGAGTATAGAGGCAAAGTTGCAAAGGTTCAAAGGTTCAAAGGTTTTGAGCAGATATAAATCTGCTAGACTTGTTTGATCTGCGTGGAAAAGGGAAAATTCTAGTATAAAAAAAGTCCGATTTCACAATCGGACTTTAAATTTTTTATATGTGACAAGCAACAATTATAGTTTTGTCATGTTATTGGCAAGGGTTTCGATAAACTTCCCGATTGGCCCTTTTATCATCATTGCCATCATCGGATTGAATTCTCCTTCAAAGTCCAATTTTACAGCACTAGAAGTGTCTGAAACTGTTTCGATGTTAGATACCAATGTAAATGGTAGTTTGTCGCTTGCAGCACCCAAAACAATTTTGCTTGGAGCTGTTTTTTCTTTCATTTTTAATTTTATTTCTGGCATTCCCTTTAAGCCAAAAATAAATGCATCTTCACCTATTACTTCAAATTTAGCAATGTTGTCTGGCATTAATTTTTCAAAATTTTTCACATCACTCAATAAATCAAATAATTCTTGAGCCGATTTCTGAACAGTAACTTTTGGACTTTCTAAGTTCATATTTATTCGTGTTTTTATTCTGAAAAATCAGAAAATTTATTTTTAAAAATTTAAAAAATTATTCTTGTTTCCAAGCAGCAGGGTTTACGTTCCATTCCTGTAAAGTAATTAAATCTTCTTCTGGAATGTACTTTTTTGCAACAGCAAGGTTTAATAAATTTGAATAGTTACTCAATGTGTATAAGTCGATTTTTGCATCTTTAAAGTTTTTTTCAGCAACATCAAAGCCATAAGTAAATATTGCAGCCATCCCTTTTATGTTAGCTCCAGCATTACGTAAAGCCTCAACAGCAAGTAAGCTACTGTTTCCTGTGCTTATTAAATCTTCAACAACAACAACATTTTGTCCCTTTTGTAAAAAACCTTCAACTTGATTTTGTCTTCCGTGTTTTTTAGGTTCTGGTCTAACATATACAAACGGTAATCCTAAGCTTTCAGCAACAAGAATACCAATACCAATGGCTCCTGTAGCGACTCCAGCGATTACATCTGGCTTACCAAATTGTTTTTCAATGTTCTTAGCAAACTCATCTCTAACATAATTTCTGATGCTTGGAAATGAGAGAATTAGCCTGTTATCACAATAAATAGGTGATTTCCATCCTGAAGCCCATGTAAAAGGATTTCCTGGATTCAATTTAATTGCATTTATTTGCAAAAGCAATTCGGCTGTTTTTTCGGCAGTATCTTTATTAAAAATCATAGTACAAATGTATAAAGTTTTTGTGAACGACAAACCACTTTTTTTGACAAATGAAATCTCCAAAGAGACTAATTTTCAATTGTTCTTGTTGGAAAGTATTGACATAGAGCAAATTATAGTCAAAATGTTCCAAAATAAAATTCAGGCAGCATATTTATATCATCCTGACGAGAAGGAAATTATGAAAACGTTAAAGTCAAAAATTCCTGTGAATAAGGCAGGAGGAGGGCTTGTTTATAATAAAAAAGGTGAGGTGTTATTTATCTTTAGAAATGGAAAATGGGACCTGCCAAAGGGTGGAATAGAAAAAGGTGAAGCGATCGAAGAGACCGCTATGCGTGAGGTAGAAGAGGAAACAGGTGTAGGGAAATTAAGAATTACCAACAAATTGCAAAAGACCTATCACGTTTTTAAACGCAATGGTAAATACAAATTAAAAATTACGCATTGGTTCGAAATGCAATCCGATTTTAAAGGAACTCCTCAAGGACAATTAGAAGAAGGAATCGAAAAAGTTGCTTGGTTAAATCCAGTTCAAATAAAAGAAGCTCTTAAAAATTCTTACGAGAACATTAAATTATTATTCGAAGAAGAAAATAAAATTATTGTGAAAGAGTAGGGAGTGTAAGATGTTTTTTTGTGAAATGTGAGATGGCTTTTGTGAAATGTAAAAGAAAGTTAGTAACTCTAAAAAATATGCACTTAGAATCTTGGCAATGACGTGTCACCATATAAATAATTAAACTTCCACAAAACATGAGAAAAAATATTTTTATACTTTCATTATTGTTAACCTCTTCATTTTGTATTGCTCAAAATTGGTTTCCCCCAACAAATGGTAATGTAGGTATTGGAACAATAGAGCCAGCATTTAAGTTGGATGTTAATGGAGGAGGCCGTTTTAAGATAGATGATGATCAATCTGGTATAGGCGGTTTAACCATAGAAACAAATAATGGAACAAATTTAAAAATAGGAGGGAATACAACTTATAGTTGGATACAATCTCATGCGGCGTTACCTCTTTACATAAATGAGCTTGGTAATAATACAATATTTAATCGTAGAGATGGTAATGTAGGTATTGGAACAACAAATCCCTTAGCAA encodes:
- a CDS encoding biotin--[acetyl-CoA-carboxylase] ligase — protein: MKLIKLDAIDSTNEFLKSLSSQQEPENFTVVTAENQTKGKGQMGAIWSSEVGKNLIMSVLVKDFLLNNEEFFNLNIIISLSVIKALEELNIPDLSIKWPNDIMSYNKKLGGILIENTLKSDGTIVSVVGLGLNVNQTNFQNLPNASSLAVICNTEFNKEELVVLIVEKMKEKILLWNEQSAVFWDEYFNKLFRKGVPMPFKSLDNQNFMGIIQGVSPIGKLQVLLEDDSVSEFEIKEIQMLY
- a CDS encoding SRPBCC family protein, which codes for MNLESPKVTVQKSAQELFDLLSDVKNFEKLMPDNIAKFEVIGEDAFIFGLKGMPEIKLKMKEKTAPSKIVLGAASDKLPFTLVSNIETVSDTSSAVKLDFEGEFNPMMAMMIKGPIGKFIETLANNMTKL
- the pyrE gene encoding orotate phosphoribosyltransferase, which gives rise to MIFNKDTAEKTAELLLQINAIKLNPGNPFTWASGWKSPIYCDNRLILSFPSIRNYVRDEFAKNIEKQFGKPDVIAGVATGAIGIGILVAESLGLPFVYVRPEPKKHGRQNQVEGFLQKGQNVVVVEDLISTGNSSLLAVEALRNAGANIKGMAAIFTYGFDVAEKNFKDAKIDLYTLSNYSNLLNLAVAKKYIPEEDLITLQEWNVNPAAWKQE
- a CDS encoding NUDIX hydrolase: MYKVFVNDKPLFLTNEISKETNFQLFLLESIDIEQIIVKMFQNKIQAAYLYHPDEKEIMKTLKSKIPVNKAGGGLVYNKKGEVLFIFRNGKWDLPKGGIEKGEAIEETAMREVEEETGVGKLRITNKLQKTYHVFKRNGKYKLKITHWFEMQSDFKGTPQGQLEEGIEKVAWLNPVQIKEALKNSYENIKLLFEEENKIIVKE